AGCCCGATCGCGCCGGCGGTCAGCAGGAAGGTACGGCGGCTGTCGCGGCATGGGCCGTCACCCGTGGTCGTGCAGTAGAAGCGGATGACCGCGGGGATGATCCCCGCAGCGCCATTGGTCGGCGCGGTGACGACGCGGCCCCCGGCGGCGTTCTCCTCGTTGACGGCCATGGCGTAGCAATTGAGCCAGTCGAACAATTGCTCGCGCTCGTTCGATTGCGGGTTGGCGGACAGCTTGTCCCACAGGTCGGGCGCGCGCCGCGCCACCTTGAGCCCGCCGGGCAGGATACCGCGCTGGTGCAGGCCGCGATCGATGCACTGGTCCATCGCGGCGGCGACCCGGTCGATCCCCTCGAGCGTTTGCTCGCGCGGGCGGAAAGCGTCTTCATTGGCGAGGATCAGCTCGGCGATCGGCAGGCCGGTCTGCGCGCAGGCGGCCAGCAATTCCTCGGCCGAACCGAAATCATGCGGCACCCGCGTGCCCGTATTGATCCGGTCGTCCTTGGGCTTGCGCTGCAATTGCGCTTCGGAGGCGACGAAACCGCCACCGGTCGAATAATAGGTCCGCTGGGACAACCGCTCCCCGGCCGCATCGAAGGCCGCCAGCTTCATCCCGTTGGGATGCAGGTCGGGAATGATATCCCCGGCAAGATCGATATCGGCCGCCGGGTCGAAAGCGATCTCGCGTTTGCCCCCCAGCACCAGCCGCCGATCCTCGCGCACCCGCTTGAGCGCGGCCGCGGCGTCGTCGGGACAGGTCGTGTCGGGCGCGAAGCCGATCAGGCCGAGAATGCTCGCATCGAGCGTGCCATGTCCGACGCCGGTCAGCGCGAGCGAACCCTGCAATTCCACCGTGACACGCGCCGTCCTGTCGAGCTTGCCCGACTTGGCCAGCGCCCGCACGAAGGTGCGCGCGATCCGCATCGGCCCGACCGTGTGCGAGGAGGAAGGACCGATCCCGATCCGGAAGATGTCGAGCACCGATAGCATGGCCGCGAGATGCGCCTTCGCCGCTTCGAAATCAACCGGTTGCAGTCGAAACCGGGGCAGCGGCAATCTGTGGGTAAAATCGCCCGCGAAACTTTGGAAATCCGCCTTCGAACGCCTATATGCTCACTATGGACGAAACCCCTGAAAACACGGGCGCCGAAGCGCCGAAGAAACCCGGTTATGGCGCAGATTCGATCAAGGTCCTCAAGGGCCTCGACGCGGTCCGCAAGCGGCCCGGCATGTATATTGGCGATACCGATGACGGATCGGGCCTCCACCACATGGTGTTCGAGGTCTCGGACAACGCCATCGACGAAGCGCTGGCGGGGCATTGCGACCTCGTCCTGATCGAGCTCAATGCCGATGGCTCGGTCTCGGTCGAAGACAATGGCCGCGGCATCCCGGTCGACATGCACAAGGGCGAAGGCGTCTCCGCGGCCGAGGTCATCATGACCCAGCTTCACGCGGGCGGTAAGTTCGAAAACACCAGCGACGACAATGCCTACAAGGTGTCGGGCGGCCTCCACGGCGTGGGCGTGTCGGTGGTCAACGCGCTGTCCGAATGGCTCGAACTGACGATCTGGCGCGACGGCAAGGAACACTGGATGCGCTTCGAGCATGGCGATGCGGTCGCAAGCCTGCGCGTCGTGGGCGATGCCCCGCGGGTCGAACAGAACCCCGACGAGGACGGCTTCAAGAAGGGCACGCGCGTCACCTTCAAGGCGTCCGAAAATACCTTCAAGAACGTGATCGAATTCGACTTCGAAAAGCTCGAGCACCGCTACCGCGAGCTCGCCTTTCTCAATTCGGGCGTGCGGATCCTGCTGCGCGACAAGCGCCACGAGGAAGCGCAGGAACACGACCTGTTCTACGAAGGCGGGATTGCCGCCTTCGTCAAATATCTCGACCGCAACAAGCAGCCGCTGGTCGCCGAACCGATCGCGGTGAGCGCGGAAAAGGACGGCATCGGCATCGACGTTTCGCTCGAGTGGAACGACAGCTATTACGAAAACGTCCTCACCTTCACCAACAACATCCCGCAGCGCGATGGCGGCACCCACCTCGCCGCGTTCCGCACCGCACTGACGCGCACGCTGAACAATTACGCCAGCGCCAGCGGGATGCTGAAGAAGGAGAAGGTCTCGCTGTCGGGCGAGGACATGCGCGAAGGCCTGACCGCGATCGTTTCGGTCAAGCTGCCCGATCCCAAGTTCTCCTCGCAGACCAAGGACAAGCTGGTCAGTTCCGAAGTGCGTTCGCCGCTCGAAAGCCTGATGGGCGAGAAGATGAGCGAATGGCTGGAGGAAAACCCCGCCGAAGCCAAGGCGATCATCCAGAAGGTGATCGACGCCGCCGCCGCCCGCGAAGCGGCCCGCCGCGCGCGCGAAATGAGCCGCAAGGGCGCGATGAGCATCGCCTCGTTGCCGGGCAAGCTGGCCGACTGCCAGGACCGCAA
This genomic window from Qipengyuania sp. HL-TH1 contains:
- a CDS encoding L-serine ammonia-lyase — protein: MLSVLDIFRIGIGPSSSHTVGPMRIARTFVRALAKSGKLDRTARVTVELQGSLALTGVGHGTLDASILGLIGFAPDTTCPDDAAAALKRVREDRRLVLGGKREIAFDPAADIDLAGDIIPDLHPNGMKLAAFDAAGERLSQRTYYSTGGGFVASEAQLQRKPKDDRINTGTRVPHDFGSAEELLAACAQTGLPIAELILANEDAFRPREQTLEGIDRVAAAMDQCIDRGLHQRGILPGGLKVARRAPDLWDKLSANPQSNEREQLFDWLNCYAMAVNEENAAGGRVVTAPTNGAAGIIPAVIRFYCTTTGDGPCRDSRRTFLLTAGAIGLLYKQRASISGAEMGCQGEVGVACSMAAGGLAALWGASPAQVACAAEIGMEHNLGLTCDPVGGLVQVPCIERNAIGAVKAVNAARLALHRTEAETCVSLDQVIETMRQTGLDMSSKYKETSQGGLAVNVIEC
- the gyrB gene encoding DNA topoisomerase (ATP-hydrolyzing) subunit B encodes the protein MDETPENTGAEAPKKPGYGADSIKVLKGLDAVRKRPGMYIGDTDDGSGLHHMVFEVSDNAIDEALAGHCDLVLIELNADGSVSVEDNGRGIPVDMHKGEGVSAAEVIMTQLHAGGKFENTSDDNAYKVSGGLHGVGVSVVNALSEWLELTIWRDGKEHWMRFEHGDAVASLRVVGDAPRVEQNPDEDGFKKGTRVTFKASENTFKNVIEFDFEKLEHRYRELAFLNSGVRILLRDKRHEEAQEHDLFYEGGIAAFVKYLDRNKQPLVAEPIAVSAEKDGIGIDVSLEWNDSYYENVLTFTNNIPQRDGGTHLAAFRTALTRTLNNYASASGMLKKEKVSLSGEDMREGLTAIVSVKLPDPKFSSQTKDKLVSSEVRSPLESLMGEKMSEWLEENPAEAKAIIQKVIDAAAAREAARRAREMSRKGAMSIASLPGKLADCQDRNPANCELFLVEGDSAGGSAKQGRDRKTQAILPLKGKILNVERARFDRIISSKEVGTLIQAMGTGLRDEFDLEKLRYHKIVIMTDADVDGAHIRTLLLTFFHRQMPEIVKAGHLFIAQPPLYKVARGKSEVYLKDQAAYDRYLIAQGLDGRMLESQSGSTHAGGELEALVDHGLRMRNMLGFVPRKYKTDLIEAMALAGAFEPDGDRRSALDRAAAHLQMGDPEARWSADIGEDGKVRLNRIWRGVTDVHEIDPAFLDSAEARKLHRIAQDFADVYTSPVRLVRSGAAEPAEEVDSSDVEEDAPILADDAITLPTQLLETVMAAGRKGQKIQRYKGLGEMNAEQLWETTLDPDNRALLQVKVEDADVTDEIFTRLMGDVVEPRREFIQNNALNVANLDV